One Misgurnus anguillicaudatus chromosome 20, ASM2758022v2, whole genome shotgun sequence DNA segment encodes these proteins:
- the cks1b gene encoding cyclin-dependent kinases regulatory subunit 1: MSQKQIYYSDKYDDDIFEYRHVMLPKDIAKKVPKTHLMSETEWRNLGVQQSQGWVHYMIHQPEPHILLFRRPLPAVQSK; this comes from the exons ATGTCTCAGAAGCAGATTTACTACTCTGACAAATACGACGACGACATATTTGAATACAG gcATGTTATGCTTCCTAAGGATATCGCCAAAAAAGTTCCCAAGACCCATCTAATGTCCGAGACAGAGTGGAGGAACCTGGGTGTTCAACAAAGTCAAGGATGGGTTCACTACATGATTCATCAGCCTG AACCTCACATCCTGCTTTTCCGACGTCCTCTGCCTGCAGTCCAGTCCAAGTGA